The DNA sequence CGCTGCGCAGGTCCATCTGCGACAGAACCGAGCGGATTGCGAACTCAAAAAGCGGAATGCGCGAGTTCACCAGATCCACGATCGCCTGATCGCCCTGGGACAGACGCAGGTCGCAGGGATCCTGGCCGCCGGGGGCCACCGCCACAAACGTCTGCGCCGCGAAATTCTGATCCTCGCCGTAGGCGCGCAGCGCCGCCTTCTGCCCGGCGCTGTCGCCGTCGAAGGTGAAGATGACCTCCGAGCCGTGCGCGCGGCCCGTGGAAAGGACGACGCCGGCGGCGGGGTCCGCGTGGTCCCCCAGGAGACGGCGGATGATCTTGACGTGCTCGGAACCGAAGGCCGTCCCGCACGTGGCTACAGCGTTCGTCACGCCGGCAACGTGGGCCGCCATGACGTCCGTGTACCCCTCGACGATGACGACCTTGTGGTCCGTCACAATCGTCTTCTTCGCCAGATCCAGGCCGTACAGGAGCTGAGACTTCTTGTAGATCGGCGTCTCGGGCGTGTTCAGGTACTTGGGGGACTCCTTGTCGGAGTCGTCCAGGCGACGAGCGCCAAAGCCGACCGTCGCACCCGTGATGTCGCGGATCGGCCACACGAGACGCCCGCGGAAACGGTCGTACACGCCTCGATTTCCCTGCGATCCCAGGCCAGAAATCTGAATCTCCTGGTCCGTAAAGCCCTTCGAGCGCAGGTGGCGCGTCAGGGAATCCCACGAGGCCGGGGCATAGCCCACCCCGAAATGCGCGCACATCGCCTGGGAGAAACCGCGCTCGGCGAGGAAGGTACGCCCCCTGTGCGCCTCGGGGCTGCCCAGCTGTTTGATGTAGAACTCCTCGGCCACGCGGTGTGCGTCCAGGAGGCGCTGGCGCTTGCCTGGCTCCTCAGTGCGCACGCGCGCGCCGCCCTCCTCATAGTGCAGGGTGATCCCGGCCTTGGCGGCCAGCATCTCCACGGCCTCGGTGAACGGAAGGTGGTCGATCTTTTGGACGAAGGAGATGACGTCGCCGCTCTCGCCGCAGCCGAAGCAGTGGAACATGCCCAGATGGGGGCGGACGTTAAATGAGGGGGTGCGTTCGTCGTGGAAGGGACACAGGCCCTTGAGGGATCCTATGCCCGCGGGCCGAAGCGCTACGTGTTCGCCGATGATCTCGTCGATCTTTACTGCGTTACGCACCGCTTCGATGTCGTCCTTACGAATCAGACCCGCCATGTCCCTCAGTCTACCGATGCCCGCCCGCGTTCGCGGACCGATCTTCCCTAGAGCTGAGAGGAGAGCATGCCGCACCAGCGGGCATGCCAGGTGGAGGCCGACACGTCGGTGAGAGCAGCTACCTGGTCGATGACTGCGCGCAGGCGCACGCCGTCGTCGGAGGCGGCCCGCCACTGCGCGGCGAACACCGGTTCAAGGGCGTCGGCCCCGGCCTCGTACAGGGCATCGACGAGGTCGGCCAGGAGCGTGCGCTGCTGGTAGTAGACCGGCTCGGTCTCGCGCGGGCTCATCACGTAGTGGACCGCCATGCCCTTGAGGATCTGGATCTCGGCGCGCACCTCGCGCGGAACAACCAGGTCCGCGCGGTATCGGCCCAGCGGCTCATCCCCGAAGGTCTCGCGCGTGGCCGCCACCGTCGCCGAACAGAAACGGCCGATCAGCTCACTCGTCGCGTCCTTGAGGTGCGCGAGCGAGGCGTAGGAGCCGTCGAAGGAACGCAACCACACGGGCATCGACACGATGCGCTCCAAGGCCTCCTCCAGGTCCGAGCGAGCCACCGACGCCCCGTACCAGTCCAGGGTCGAGGCCACGACCGCCGAGCAGTGCGCGTCATTGAAGAGGTCGGCGGGGTCCAGCTTGCGGGTCGCGACCGCGTCTTCCACGTCGTGCACCGAGTAGGCGATGTCGTCGGACAGGTCCATGATCTGGGCTTCCAGGCAGCGCCTGCCGGCCGGGGCCCCCTGACGCATCCACGCGAACACGGGCGCGTCGTCGGGATACACGGAGTACTTGCGCTGCGACTTAGCCAGGTCCGGGCCGCCGGCCTTGACCCACGGATACTTGCAGATCGCGTCCAGGGTCGCGCGCGTGAGGTTCAGGCCCGCAGGCACGCAACCCGCGCCGATCACCTTCGGCTCAAGGCGGGTGACGACGCGCAGGGTCTGCGCGTTGCCCTCGAAGCCGCCGATAGAGGCAGCCGCGGCGTCCAGGGCGCGCTCGCCGTTGTGCCCGAAAGGCGGATGGCCGAGGTCATGGGACAGACACGCAGCATCCACGACGTCCGGGTCTGCTCCCAGTTCCTTGCCGAGCTCGCGGCCCACCTGTGCGACCTCGAGGGAGTGGGTGAGGCGAGTGCGCACGAAATCGTCCGAGATCGGGCCCAGCACCTGCGTCTTCTCGCCGAGACGACGCAGTGCGGACGAATGAAGGATGCGCGCACGGTCGCGCTCAAACTCGGTGCGCTCGGAGGACTTGTGGTCCTCGGGCACCCAGCGATCGGAATCGGCGGACGCGTAGGAAGGGCGCACATCGCCGTCAACACCGGGGATTGCCAGAGATAACTCGTTCACGGTGACATGGTACGCGGACCTCGCCGGGCGGGAGGCGGCCACGGCCTCGCGCCCCGACACACGAGGATGCTCACACCGCCCGCGTTTGGCGGCTGGCCAGCGCGCAGGCGGGGCGTTTTCATGAGAATCTCCTCATGAAGGCACAATGGGACTCTCACGGTCCACTGTCACTCTGGTAGCGATGAAAGGAGCAGACGTGTCAGAACGCATGCGATTGATCTGCGCGATCAGCCTGATCGCCGCCATCGGTATGGGCGCTTTTGTCAGCCTGCGGGCCCTTGCCGCGGGCGGGGAGCGGTCGATGAGCGAATCCGGGCTCACCATCCCCGCCCAGTCCACGCAATCGAGTCCACAATCCGAACCCGTGACACCCGCCACCACCGAGCCCTCAAGCGCGCCCGAGCATTCCCCTGAGCCTGCTCCCGAACCCACGCAGGACGCCGCCCCTCCGGCACCGGCACCGGTCCCCTCGTCCCCGCACTACGTCGCCCCCTCCGGCCCTCAGCGCGCCGTACCTGACGATGACGACGATGACGACGACGACAAGGATGACGATGACAACGACAAGGATGACGCCGATGACTGAGTGAGGCGGGGGCCGGCTCTTACACGAGCCGGTACCCCATGCCGCGCACGGTCTCGAAGTGGTCCTTGCCGATTTTCTGGCGCAGATACGACAGGTACACGTCGACCACGTTGGAGGCACCGTCGAAGTCGATTCCCCACACGGCCGAGAGCAGCTGCTCGCGGCTGAGCACCTGACCCGCATTGCGCATGAAGGTTTCCAGCAGGGTGAACTCGCGCGCCGACAGGTCCACCCATTCCTGCCCCACGCGCGCTCGACGCGTCTTCAGGTCGAGGATGAGCTCTCCGCGCTCGAGCGCCATTGAGCCCGCCGTGACCGTTTCCTCCCGCAGACGCAGGCGTACGCGAGCCAGGAGTTCTTCGAAGGAGAAGGGCTTGGGCACGTAGTCGTCGGCCCCTCCCTCGAGGCCCGCAACCCGATCTGCGACCGAGCTTCGCGCCGTCAGCATGATCACGGGCATCGCCACGCCCTGGCCTCGGATCTGTTCGAGTACCTCGAAGCCATCGATGTCGGGCAGGCCCACATCGAGGAGCATGAGGGCGCCGCGTCCTTGCAGGGCGGCCTCGACAGCCTCCGATCCCGTCGAGTATATCTCCGGGACGAATCCAGCCGAGCGCAATCCTTTGGCGACGAACGCGGCGATTCGCTGTTCGTCCTCAACGATCAAAATGGTTGTCATGGTGTTTCTCCTGACGCGCCGCAGGGGCGCAGCGGGATGACGAGGGTGAAGGTGGACCCCTCCCCCGGTGTTGATTCGATGTCCAGGTGACCGCCGTGCGCGCGGGCGATCGACTCGACGATACTCAGGCCCAGTCCAGAGCCGGCGACGTGTTCGGTTCCGGAGCTGCCACGTACGAAACGCCCCCGGATACGCTCGATGTCGCCCGGAGCGATCCCCACGCCCTTGTCACGCACCCACAGGCGCACCCACTGGCTATCCGACGCCGATCCGATCCCCACGTCCGTGCCCGCCGCAGAGTACTGGACCGCGTTTTGGGCCAGCTGCAGCCACGCCTGGGTGATGCGCACGGGGTCAAGGCAGCACGTGAGAGAGGCCGAGGCCTCAAGGTTCC is a window from the Schaalia odontolytica genome containing:
- a CDS encoding deoxyguanosinetriphosphate triphosphohydrolase; its protein translation is MNELSLAIPGVDGDVRPSYASADSDRWVPEDHKSSERTEFERDRARILHSSALRRLGEKTQVLGPISDDFVRTRLTHSLEVAQVGRELGKELGADPDVVDAACLSHDLGHPPFGHNGERALDAAAASIGGFEGNAQTLRVVTRLEPKVIGAGCVPAGLNLTRATLDAICKYPWVKAGGPDLAKSQRKYSVYPDDAPVFAWMRQGAPAGRRCLEAQIMDLSDDIAYSVHDVEDAVATRKLDPADLFNDAHCSAVVASTLDWYGASVARSDLEEALERIVSMPVWLRSFDGSYASLAHLKDATSELIGRFCSATVAATRETFGDEPLGRYRADLVVPREVRAEIQILKGMAVHYVMSPRETEPVYYQQRTLLADLVDALYEAGADALEPVFAAQWRAASDDGVRLRAVIDQVAALTDVSASTWHARWCGMLSSQL
- a CDS encoding response regulator transcription factor; the protein is MTTILIVEDEQRIAAFVAKGLRSAGFVPEIYSTGSEAVEAALQGRGALMLLDVGLPDIDGFEVLEQIRGQGVAMPVIMLTARSSVADRVAGLEGGADDYVPKPFSFEELLARVRLRLREETVTAGSMALERGELILDLKTRRARVGQEWVDLSAREFTLLETFMRNAGQVLSREQLLSAVWGIDFDGASNVVDVYLSYLRQKIGKDHFETVRGMGYRLV
- the dnaG gene encoding DNA primase, which codes for MAGLIRKDDIEAVRNAVKIDEIIGEHVALRPAGIGSLKGLCPFHDERTPSFNVRPHLGMFHCFGCGESGDVISFVQKIDHLPFTEAVEMLAAKAGITLHYEEGGARVRTEEPGKRQRLLDAHRVAEEFYIKQLGSPEAHRGRTFLAERGFSQAMCAHFGVGYAPASWDSLTRHLRSKGFTDQEIQISGLGSQGNRGVYDRFRGRLVWPIRDITGATVGFGARRLDDSDKESPKYLNTPETPIYKKSQLLYGLDLAKKTIVTDHKVVIVEGYTDVMAAHVAGVTNAVATCGTAFGSEHVKIIRRLLGDHADPAAGVVLSTGRAHGSEVIFTFDGDSAGQKAALRAYGEDQNFAAQTFVAVAPGGQDPCDLRLSQGDQAIVDLVNSRIPLFEFAIRSVLSQMDLRSAEGRVQGLRASAGIVAHIKDRALRAEYTRQLAGWLGMDVRTVEQAIRAAGRVEVVSHEARPGEIEMAGAGRPSPARERRGPEDPVSRVERQALEAVLQHPLYAVGSGFEELDGQSFTVPTHRAVHDAIRAVGGLDAFTQMMRQAEAHFGPGENATLAASRHFVQVILETAGEFIGPAVTELAVAPLPVAGEADVRSYCRGVVAAMVRMDLTRKLGEARAALSRLNEEDPNYSETFRELMRLEQRRQNYTERD